A window of the Microbulbifer aggregans genome harbors these coding sequences:
- a CDS encoding slipin family protein — MVSYFLGLLIAAIALLLMYAIRILREYERAVVFFLGRFQAVKGPGLIIIIPIIQTMERVDLRTVVMDVPTQDVISRDNVSVKVNAVVYYRVIDPQSAIINVENYHEAVSQLSQTTLRSVLGKHELDEMLSERDKLNVDIQKILDEQTDAWGVKVTNVEIKHIDLDESMIRAIARQAEAERSRRAKVIHAEGEAQAAMKLTEAADELSKNSNAITLRYMQTLIDIAGEQNSTIVFPLPLDLIEPMIKKVAGEKS; from the coding sequence ATGGTGAGTTATTTTCTGGGGTTGTTGATCGCAGCCATCGCGCTGCTGCTGATGTATGCGATCCGCATCCTGCGTGAATACGAGCGCGCGGTGGTGTTTTTTCTCGGCCGCTTTCAGGCGGTGAAGGGACCGGGCCTGATCATCATCATCCCGATTATCCAGACCATGGAACGGGTGGACCTGCGTACCGTGGTGATGGATGTGCCGACCCAGGATGTCATCAGCCGGGACAACGTGTCGGTGAAGGTGAATGCGGTAGTCTACTACCGGGTGATTGATCCCCAATCAGCCATCATCAACGTGGAGAATTACCACGAGGCAGTGAGCCAGCTGTCCCAGACCACCCTGCGCTCGGTACTCGGTAAACATGAGCTGGACGAAATGCTGTCGGAGCGCGATAAGCTCAATGTGGATATTCAGAAAATCCTCGATGAGCAGACTGACGCCTGGGGTGTGAAAGTGACCAACGTCGAGATCAAGCACATCGACCTGGACGAGAGTATGATCCGCGCCATCGCCCGACAGGCAGAAGCCGAGCGCTCCCGTCGCGCCAAGGTGATTCACGCGGAAGGTGAGGCTCAGGCGGCAATGAAGCTGACTGAGGCTGCGGACGAGCTGTCGAAGAACTCCAATGCGATCACCCTGCGCTATATGCAGACGCTGATCGATATCGCCGGTGAGCAGAATTCCACAATTGTCTTCCCGCTACCTCTAGACTTGATCGAGCCGATGATCAAAAAAGTGGCCGGGGAGAAATCCTGA
- a CDS encoding MarC family protein: MELDLAQFNRAFLLLLVLLNPFILSVYLLDLIRGLELKVFSGLLLRAFLISLSVFLLFAWFGEKIFDDVLQVRFLAFLIFGGITFLIIGIRLTLGVGAPIQSINLHSQEVAGAIAMPFIVGPGTISASVLAGSRLGAAGGSLAITMAMAIALISLILLKVLYDWVQTRHERYVRKYVEVAGRITALFTGSFAIDMILKGIERWLALIKETGLPMT; encoded by the coding sequence ATGGAGCTGGACCTGGCGCAGTTCAACCGCGCATTTTTACTGTTACTGGTCCTGCTCAACCCGTTTATCCTCAGTGTCTACCTGCTCGACCTGATTCGCGGCCTGGAACTGAAGGTCTTTTCGGGCTTGTTGCTCCGAGCCTTCCTGATCAGTCTCTCTGTATTTCTCCTGTTTGCCTGGTTCGGCGAGAAGATCTTCGATGACGTGCTGCAGGTGCGTTTTCTCGCTTTCCTGATTTTCGGTGGTATCACCTTCCTGATCATTGGTATTCGCCTGACGCTGGGGGTGGGGGCACCCATACAGTCCATCAACCTGCATTCCCAGGAGGTGGCTGGGGCGATCGCCATGCCGTTTATTGTCGGGCCGGGCACCATCAGTGCCAGTGTTCTCGCGGGCAGTAGGCTTGGCGCTGCCGGAGGCTCCCTGGCGATTACCATGGCGATGGCGATTGCGCTGATCTCTCTGATTCTGCTGAAAGTGCTCTACGACTGGGTGCAGACCCGGCATGAGCGCTATGTGCGTAAATATGTGGAGGTGGCGGGCAGGATTACTGCGCTGTTCACCGGCTCCTTTGCCATCGATATGATTCTGAAGGGGATCGAGCGCTGGCTGGCGCTCATTAAGGAGACTGGGCTGCCCATGACGTGA
- the pgi gene encoding glucose-6-phosphate isomerase, whose product MTSETPTVDRTAAIARLQSHQEKHKWSLRDLFSTSPDRATRFSADAAGIYLDFSKNHLREETLELLLGLTEEVDLRKQIEDLLSGATVNNTEHRPALHTALRFQGKPATEHEQAVADCRAQMRRFVEQVHSKQWTGYTGEPIRHVVNIGIGGSDLGPRMVMEALRPWDRPDLSVHFVANIDGADLSDTLATLPPENTLFIVASKSFSTLETRQNALSARQWMLDAGCREDQLAQHFVAVSSNIVAAQDFGIAAENIFPMWSWVGGRYSLWSAIGLPIALGCGFDAYEQLLAGANAMDSHFAEAPFSESLPVLMALIHFWYRQCWQTGSQVVLPYAQRLAKFPAWLQQLDMESLGKGVDRDGHQLPYPTGSVIWGTEGSNGQHSFHQLLHQGTDMIPADFIAIKQPTSELVEQHRWLLACCISQSQALLQGKSQQEAREELEQQGYTHREAHALAPHKAIPGNRPSNTLIVEKLDPYHLGALLALYEHKVFTMGCLLGINPFDQWGVELGKLLGNAVHDAIGKEAPAEWDGSSRELLARLF is encoded by the coding sequence ATGACCTCCGAAACTCCGACGGTTGACCGCACCGCAGCCATCGCCCGGTTGCAATCCCATCAGGAAAAGCACAAGTGGTCCCTTCGCGACCTGTTCTCCACCTCCCCTGACAGGGCAACGCGTTTCAGCGCTGATGCAGCCGGGATCTATCTGGACTTCAGCAAGAATCACTTGCGGGAGGAAACCCTGGAGTTGCTGCTGGGCCTGACCGAGGAAGTCGATCTCCGAAAGCAGATTGAAGACCTGTTATCCGGCGCAACCGTCAACAATACCGAACACCGCCCCGCGCTCCACACGGCCCTGCGTTTTCAGGGCAAACCCGCCACTGAACACGAGCAGGCGGTGGCCGACTGCCGCGCTCAGATGCGCCGTTTTGTCGAACAGGTGCACAGCAAGCAGTGGACCGGCTACACCGGCGAGCCCATTCGGCATGTGGTGAACATCGGTATCGGCGGGTCGGACCTGGGCCCGCGAATGGTGATGGAGGCCCTGCGCCCCTGGGACCGCCCGGATCTTTCCGTGCACTTTGTCGCCAATATCGATGGCGCCGACCTGAGTGATACCCTCGCCACACTGCCGCCGGAAAACACACTGTTTATTGTTGCTTCCAAGTCTTTCTCCACCCTGGAGACGCGCCAGAATGCGCTGTCAGCACGCCAGTGGATGCTGGATGCCGGCTGTCGTGAGGATCAGCTCGCCCAGCACTTCGTTGCCGTCAGCAGCAACATTGTTGCGGCGCAGGATTTTGGTATCGCGGCAGAAAATATTTTTCCCATGTGGAGCTGGGTTGGCGGTCGCTACTCCCTGTGGTCTGCAATCGGCCTGCCCATCGCCCTGGGCTGTGGCTTCGATGCTTACGAGCAGCTGCTGGCCGGTGCCAACGCCATGGACAGCCACTTCGCAGAGGCGCCCTTCTCTGAAAGCCTGCCGGTACTGATGGCTCTGATCCACTTCTGGTATCGCCAGTGCTGGCAGACCGGCAGCCAGGTTGTCCTGCCCTATGCACAGAGGCTGGCAAAATTCCCGGCATGGTTGCAGCAGCTGGATATGGAGAGCCTCGGCAAGGGCGTCGACCGCGATGGGCACCAATTACCCTATCCGACTGGCAGCGTGATCTGGGGTACCGAAGGCAGCAACGGCCAGCACTCTTTCCACCAGCTGCTGCACCAGGGGACGGACATGATCCCGGCCGACTTCATTGCCATCAAGCAGCCCACCTCGGAGCTGGTGGAGCAGCACCGCTGGCTGCTGGCCTGCTGTATCAGCCAGAGTCAGGCACTGTTGCAGGGCAAGAGCCAACAGGAAGCACGGGAGGAACTGGAACAGCAGGGCTATACCCACCGCGAGGCCCATGCTCTGGCGCCCCACAAGGCCATCCCCGGCAACCGCCCGAGCAACACCCTGATCGTGGAAAAGCTGGATCCGTATCACCTGGGTGCGCTACTGGCACTCTACGAGCACAAGGTGTTCACCATGGGCTGCCTGCTGGGCATCAACCCCTTCGACCAATGGGGCGTGGAGCTTGGCAAGTTGCTGGGCAATGCGGTGCATGATGCCATTGGCAAAGAGGCACCCGCAGAATGGGACGGATCAAGCCGCGAGCTGCTGGCCCGCCTGTTCTAG
- a CDS encoding DUF3549 family protein produces the protein MSNAGTLSALIEEADFRLRWFDLGRRVRLVSRADAEAFEAGVAPWPFPYLRHAWTGLLLWPREGGEPVVWFLRLPLDEQGKLQLPVRDGFLRRLNLALKTSGEAQEKQAPAEALDAALQASGLLFEPAPERQASFHARSSLLLKRPTSEHFAKTLAYFEAPERVAWDQLALQGIADLAARWEEHRDLLERRIPELAGPVFITLCQCLESEVIDHRIAGVIADRGRQVMANEDGNRAEIAAAVRGLSHSVARGLRQDFLQDLLTSKAASDGETLAAIGSRCADDLESSELTALWLKALSCTQSQNTFNLLLSDLMYLPAVRSAILDAVRDPERPESVATAFGKFLHGSGPVH, from the coding sequence ATGAGCAACGCGGGAACCCTGAGTGCACTGATAGAAGAAGCGGACTTCAGGCTGCGCTGGTTCGACCTTGGCCGGCGGGTACGACTCGTCTCGCGAGCCGACGCCGAAGCATTCGAGGCCGGCGTGGCACCCTGGCCTTTTCCCTACCTTCGCCACGCCTGGACCGGGCTCCTGCTCTGGCCCCGCGAAGGTGGCGAGCCAGTGGTGTGGTTTTTACGCCTGCCGCTGGACGAGCAGGGCAAACTTCAGCTGCCAGTGCGCGACGGCTTCCTGCGTCGCCTGAACCTGGCCCTGAAGACCAGTGGTGAAGCACAGGAGAAACAGGCTCCGGCCGAAGCTCTCGATGCGGCACTGCAGGCCAGCGGCCTGCTATTTGAGCCGGCGCCCGAGCGGCAGGCCTCGTTTCATGCCCGCTCATCCCTCCTGCTCAAGCGTCCGACCAGTGAGCACTTTGCAAAAACACTCGCGTATTTCGAGGCCCCGGAGCGAGTCGCCTGGGACCAGCTAGCGCTTCAGGGAATTGCTGATCTCGCGGCCCGCTGGGAGGAGCACCGGGATCTGCTCGAGCGCCGCATCCCGGAGCTCGCCGGACCGGTATTTATTACCCTGTGCCAGTGCCTGGAGAGCGAGGTCATCGATCACCGTATTGCCGGCGTCATCGCCGATCGCGGGCGTCAGGTCATGGCGAATGAGGATGGCAACCGGGCGGAGATTGCTGCTGCAGTGCGAGGTCTGTCCCATTCGGTCGCCAGGGGATTGCGACAGGACTTCCTGCAAGACCTGCTCACCTCCAAGGCGGCGAGCGACGGTGAAACCCTGGCGGCCATCGGCAGCCGGTGTGCCGATGATCTCGAAAGTAGCGAACTTACCGCCCTCTGGCTCAAGGCCCTTTCCTGCACCCAGAGCCAGAACACCTTCAACCTGCTGCTCAGTGACCTGATGTACCTGCCGGCGGTGCGCAGCGCGATCCTCGATGCAGTGCGGGACCCCGAGCGCCCGGAAAGTGTTGCCACCGCATTTGGCAAGTTTCTGCATGGCAGCGGCCCGGTTCACTGA
- the nhaC gene encoding Na+/H+ antiporter NhaC produces the protein MSQPDTPYEPRKPSLRDSLIPLGILIALLSLSVYFFGADSSYGPNQIALLLCAGVAALMGMKNGRTWEDMEGGMLHGIGLVFGAILILLAVGALIGSWILAGTVPSMIYYGVQILSPQWFYAASCIICAIVGLSIGSSWTTAGTLGVALMGIAAALGLSPAVTAGAVISGAYFGDKMSPLSDTTNVAAAVTSNDLFLHIRHMLWTTMPAFVIALVVFAVIGLASDTGNASASDIQALLDALTAEFNISLVSLLPLALLLFMAWRKIPAYPTLIIGALVGCAIALVFESETARRLGGGEGALAGLKGAWYSLFDGYKSTSTNENVAALLSKGGMSSMLNTVWLIVSAMAFGGAMERAGFLERIVDWALSRVKTVGGLISSTVLTCFGMNAAAGDQYMAIIIPGRMFREAYTEKGLHGLNLSRTLEDSGTITSVLIPWNTCGAYMSATLGIATFTYAPFAIFNLLCPLLAIAYGWFHFKQMPLAKEDITDAEGELKRA, from the coding sequence TTGAGCCAGCCAGACACCCCCTACGAGCCCCGCAAGCCCAGCCTGCGTGACTCCCTGATTCCACTGGGCATACTGATCGCCCTTTTGTCCCTGTCGGTCTACTTCTTTGGAGCCGACTCCTCCTACGGCCCCAACCAGATCGCCCTGCTGCTCTGTGCCGGCGTCGCCGCGCTGATGGGCATGAAAAACGGCCGCACCTGGGAGGACATGGAAGGCGGCATGCTGCACGGCATCGGCCTGGTCTTCGGCGCCATCCTGATCCTGCTGGCAGTCGGGGCACTGATCGGCAGCTGGATCCTGGCCGGTACGGTACCGTCGATGATCTATTACGGGGTACAGATTCTGTCGCCGCAGTGGTTCTATGCAGCCAGCTGCATCATCTGCGCCATCGTCGGTCTCAGTATCGGTTCCAGCTGGACCACAGCCGGCACACTGGGTGTTGCCCTGATGGGTATCGCCGCCGCCCTGGGCCTGTCTCCGGCAGTCACTGCCGGTGCGGTCATCTCTGGCGCCTATTTTGGTGACAAGATGTCGCCGCTGTCAGACACCACCAATGTGGCCGCGGCCGTGACCTCCAACGATCTGTTCCTGCATATCCGCCATATGCTGTGGACCACCATGCCGGCCTTTGTCATCGCCCTGGTGGTATTCGCCGTGATCGGTCTGGCTTCGGACACCGGCAATGCATCCGCCTCGGATATCCAGGCGCTGCTGGATGCCCTGACAGCGGAGTTCAATATTTCACTGGTCAGCCTGCTACCCCTGGCGCTGCTACTGTTCATGGCCTGGCGCAAGATACCGGCCTATCCGACCCTGATCATCGGCGCCCTGGTGGGCTGCGCCATTGCCCTGGTGTTCGAATCGGAAACCGCCCGACGCCTCGGCGGCGGTGAAGGCGCGCTGGCGGGCCTCAAGGGCGCCTGGTACAGCCTCTTCGACGGCTATAAATCCACCTCCACCAATGAGAATGTGGCGGCACTGCTTTCCAAGGGCGGTATGAGCAGCATGCTCAATACCGTCTGGTTGATCGTCTCCGCCATGGCGTTTGGCGGCGCTATGGAGCGCGCCGGATTCCTGGAGCGCATCGTCGACTGGGCCCTGTCGAGAGTGAAGACCGTCGGCGGCCTGATCAGCTCCACTGTACTCACATGCTTCGGTATGAACGCGGCAGCGGGCGACCAGTACATGGCGATCATCATCCCCGGCCGCATGTTCCGCGAGGCCTATACCGAGAAGGGCTTGCACGGACTCAACCTGTCCCGAACCCTGGAGGACTCGGGCACCATCACCTCGGTGCTGATCCCCTGGAACACCTGTGGTGCCTATATGAGCGCCACACTGGGTATCGCCACTTTCACCTACGCTCCCTTTGCCATCTTCAACCTGTTGTGCCCGCTGCTGGCGATCGCCTATGGCTGGTTCCACTTCAAGCAGATGCCACTGGCAAAGGAAGACATCACTGACGCCGAAGGAGAGCTCAAACGCGCATGA